From a region of the Pukyongiella litopenaei genome:
- a CDS encoding ABC transporter permease codes for MAMMPPTIARLPRRRRFGGSRDLWHRLPVTAKIGALMLLFWIVSVLTVSVWPLDDPLAMVGRRLQPPSAGHWLGTDALGRDVFSRTMHGAIWSIPIAFLVVTCAVVIGSTLGALAGFFGGWSDSIIMRLVDVTVSFPPILLAMAVAAVLGPGLANASVAMVIVWWPIYARLMRAQVLEKRESEHVEAAVAGGAGRFRILGVHILPLCWAPTLINATMDFGQVVLLAASLSFIGLGATPPSPEWGSMISEGATRFYSWWIAFGPGMAILSVVLATSFLGDGLRDVFDRRSA; via the coding sequence ATGGCGATGATGCCCCCAACCATCGCCAGGTTGCCCCGACGCCGCCGCTTCGGGGGCAGCCGCGACCTCTGGCATCGGTTGCCGGTCACCGCGAAGATCGGCGCGCTGATGCTGCTCTTCTGGATCGTCTCCGTCCTGACCGTCAGCGTCTGGCCGCTCGACGACCCGCTCGCCATGGTCGGCCGTCGCTTGCAGCCCCCATCCGCCGGACACTGGCTGGGCACCGATGCCCTCGGCCGCGACGTGTTTTCGCGGACAATGCACGGGGCGATCTGGTCAATCCCGATCGCTTTCCTGGTTGTGACCTGCGCGGTGGTGATCGGCTCCACCCTCGGTGCCTTGGCGGGCTTTTTCGGAGGCTGGTCCGACAGCATCATCATGCGGCTGGTCGACGTCACGGTCTCATTCCCGCCGATCCTGCTCGCCATGGCAGTGGCCGCCGTCCTCGGGCCGGGACTGGCCAACGCTTCGGTGGCCATGGTCATCGTCTGGTGGCCGATCTACGCCCGGCTGATGCGCGCACAGGTTCTCGAGAAACGCGAGAGCGAGCACGTCGAGGCCGCCGTCGCCGGTGGCGCCGGACGATTCCGCATCCTCGGCGTCCACATCCTCCCGCTATGCTGGGCGCCCACGCTCATCAACGCGACGATGGACTTCGGCCAGGTTGTCCTCCTCGCCGCCTCGCTCAGCTTCATCGGCCTCGGGGCAACACCACCGTCGCCGGAATGGGGATCGATGATCTCCGAGGGAGCCACCCGATTTTACTCCTGGTGGATTGCCTTCGGACCCGGCATGGCCATCCTTTCGGTCGTGCTCGCAACC
- a CDS encoding ABC transporter substrate-binding protein: MSYHLRRKGLAALMIAGSALTAPQLVAQESDTLVIARSMDVNSLDPSRAFCDTCQFYLTAVYETLVTLAPDNQSLVPNLAESWEINDDFTEFTFTLKDATFADGSPVEASDVIWTFNRLKNVKGSPSFLMDGLTGAEALDARTVKFTVDAPNSEFLNKVSAPYTGIINAELAEANGAISDESAAEADKAEPWFLANSAGSGPFKLATYSPEAELRLARNDDYYGKTPAFSEVVVTQVQDAVSQAQALETGQVDIAMQIDADTAQSIRSPDVTTEVIPSYNFVYIGFIPGAKGMDDILTPEVRDALASAIDYDGMLDFTVGGNGKKQAAPIPNGFPGTAGLTPRTQDIEKAKKVLADAGLSDLKLVAGYPNDNIYGVDFNIMMQKVQQDFAAIGVELELKPLTWAVWRDELGAGEWPVTAIYYAPDYYGSGQYIAYFAMIEGHPWVGRASVGKPDLVVNPAESDLYAKALASSGEEAEAAYQKLGEEMMKDAIIIPLVSPNLVLAYRNDVSGVRYSACCNLPLAEISRN; this comes from the coding sequence ATGTCTTACCACCTACGCAGAAAAGGTCTCGCCGCCCTGATGATTGCCGGGAGCGCGCTGACCGCCCCACAACTTGTGGCACAGGAAAGCGATACGCTGGTAATCGCACGCTCAATGGACGTGAACTCGCTCGACCCGAGCCGCGCCTTCTGCGACACCTGCCAGTTCTACCTCACGGCAGTCTATGAAACGCTCGTGACACTCGCCCCGGACAACCAGTCACTGGTACCGAACCTCGCCGAAAGTTGGGAGATCAACGACGATTTCACTGAATTCACCTTCACCCTCAAGGACGCGACTTTCGCAGACGGCTCACCGGTCGAGGCCTCGGACGTGATCTGGACGTTCAACCGCCTGAAGAACGTAAAAGGGTCTCCCTCGTTTCTGATGGACGGGCTGACCGGCGCCGAGGCGCTGGACGCCAGGACGGTGAAATTCACCGTGGACGCGCCGAACTCGGAATTTCTCAACAAGGTTTCGGCGCCCTACACCGGCATCATCAATGCCGAACTGGCCGAGGCCAACGGCGCGATCTCCGACGAGAGTGCCGCCGAGGCGGACAAGGCAGAACCGTGGTTTCTCGCCAATTCCGCGGGTTCGGGCCCGTTCAAGCTGGCGACCTACTCGCCCGAGGCCGAATTGCGACTGGCCCGGAACGATGACTACTATGGCAAGACCCCAGCCTTCTCAGAAGTCGTCGTGACCCAGGTTCAGGACGCCGTCAGCCAGGCGCAGGCGCTTGAGACAGGGCAGGTCGACATTGCCATGCAAATCGACGCAGACACCGCGCAATCAATCCGCTCACCCGATGTCACGACCGAGGTCATACCCTCCTACAACTTTGTCTATATCGGCTTCATCCCGGGTGCGAAGGGCATGGACGACATACTGACCCCCGAGGTACGCGACGCCCTCGCCTCTGCAATCGACTACGACGGGATGCTCGATTTCACCGTCGGCGGCAACGGCAAGAAACAGGCCGCGCCCATTCCGAACGGCTTTCCGGGCACTGCCGGGCTGACCCCACGCACGCAGGACATCGAGAAGGCAAAGAAGGTGCTGGCCGATGCAGGCCTGTCCGACCTCAAGCTGGTTGCGGGATATCCCAACGACAACATCTACGGCGTCGACTTCAACATCATGATGCAGAAGGTTCAGCAGGATTTCGCCGCAATCGGGGTGGAACTGGAACTGAAGCCTCTAACCTGGGCTGTCTGGCGCGACGAATTGGGCGCGGGCGAATGGCCGGTGACCGCGATCTACTACGCCCCCGACTACTACGGCTCGGGCCAGTACATCGCCTATTTTGCCATGATCGAAGGTCACCCCTGGGTCGGTCGCGCCAGCGTCGGCAAGCCGGATCTGGTGGTGAACCCTGCCGAGTCCGATCTCTACGCCAAGGCGCTCGCCTCCTCGGGCGAGGAGGCCGAGGCCGCCTATCAGAAACTCGGCGAAGAAATGATGAAAGACGCGATCATTATCCCGCTCGTTTCCCCGAATCTCGTGCTGGCCTACCGGAATGACGTTTCCGGGGTAAGATACTCTGCCTGCTGCAACCTGCCGCTGGCCGAAATCTCACGGAACTGA
- a CDS encoding aminotransferase class III-fold pyridoxal phosphate-dependent enzyme has translation MRSNAKDRALRERAAQVIPGGMYGHQSTILMPEGFPQFFTQAEGTRISDADGNTYIDFMCAFGPNLLGYQHPEIMTAIQRQQTQIDTSTGPSPLIVDLAEAMVDMISHADWAMFCKNGSDATTMALMISRAHRDKRKVLVATNAYHGSLPWSTPRPGGVLAEDRAHLIYFDYNDPQALTDAVKQAGNDLAGIFATPFRHDTFTDQTLPDAEYAHTARRLADEHDALLVVDDVRAGFRMARDCSWETIGVRPDLSAWGKVLGNGQPISALLGNNRAREAASRIFVTGSYWFSAVPMAAALETVRIIRETDYLDHIQKIGALFRNGLVEQAKGFGFDLRHTGPETLPMVLFDDDPDFRLGYAFCAAALKRGVYLSPYHNMFINAAMTEADIAETLEATGAAFEEIKQNRDSIQPSQLLMAMAEQKRPTTMRQ, from the coding sequence ATGAGGAGCAATGCAAAGGACCGCGCCCTGCGCGAACGCGCGGCGCAGGTCATTCCCGGCGGCATGTACGGCCACCAGTCGACCATCCTCATGCCCGAGGGTTTCCCACAGTTCTTCACCCAGGCCGAGGGCACGCGAATCTCCGATGCCGATGGCAACACCTACATCGACTTCATGTGCGCCTTTGGGCCGAATCTGTTAGGCTATCAGCACCCCGAAATCATGACTGCGATCCAGCGCCAACAAACACAGATCGACACCTCGACGGGCCCTTCTCCGCTGATCGTCGATCTTGCCGAGGCCATGGTCGACATGATTTCGCACGCCGACTGGGCGATGTTCTGCAAGAACGGTTCGGACGCCACCACCATGGCGCTGATGATTAGCCGGGCCCACCGCGACAAACGCAAGGTTCTGGTCGCGACAAATGCCTACCACGGCTCGCTTCCCTGGAGCACGCCGCGCCCCGGCGGGGTGCTGGCAGAGGACCGCGCCCATCTCATCTATTTCGACTACAACGACCCGCAGGCTCTGACTGACGCGGTAAAGCAGGCCGGCAACGATCTCGCCGGCATTTTTGCTACGCCCTTCCGGCACGACACTTTCACCGATCAAACCCTCCCTGACGCCGAGTACGCCCATACCGCCCGAAGACTGGCTGACGAACATGACGCGCTCCTTGTTGTGGATGATGTACGCGCGGGATTCCGCATGGCTCGCGACTGCTCATGGGAAACCATAGGCGTCCGCCCGGACCTCTCGGCCTGGGGCAAGGTCCTGGGCAACGGCCAGCCGATTTCCGCATTGCTCGGCAACAACAGGGCGCGCGAGGCAGCCTCCAGAATCTTCGTTACCGGTTCCTACTGGTTTTCCGCCGTGCCTATGGCAGCAGCCCTCGAGACCGTGCGGATCATCCGCGAGACCGACTATCTCGACCACATTCAGAAGATCGGCGCCCTATTCCGAAACGGCCTCGTTGAGCAGGCGAAGGGATTCGGCTTCGACCTCCGCCACACCGGCCCAGAAACCCTGCCGATGGTCCTCTTCGACGACGATCCCGATTTCCGCCTCGGATACGCCTTCTGCGCCGCCGCGTTGAAGCGGGGCGTCTATCTCTCCCCCTACCATAACATGTTCATCAATGCGGCGATGACCGAAGCGGACATCGCCGAAACCCTCGAGGCGACGGGCGCCGCTTTCGAGGAGATCAAGCAGAACCGTGACAGTATCCAGCCATCGCAGCTTCTGATGGCCATGGCGGAGCAAAAGCGGCCGACAACCATGCGCCAATAG
- a CDS encoding ABC transporter ATP-binding protein — MKDLETTGPIIRVRNLKRDFRVGSRGKGKGVLRAVNDASFDVMPGETLGVVGESGSGKSTIGRMLVGLLPATGGEIELFGETITGSHGKRALAKVRHRLQFVFQDPHAAMNPRMRISDVIAEPIDIQGGWSRKDRADRVAELLELVGLSASFADRFPHEFSGGQRQRIVIARALALDPDFIVCDEAVAALDVSMQAQVINLLMDLQDRLGLSYLFIAHDLAVVRAVSTRIAVLYAGEIVELAEKRELYENPKHPYTQALLAAIPRPEVSSRKPPIRGEVPSILDRPDGCTLCPRCPMAFDRCRTAAPALREVAPGHRVACHLYDGD; from the coding sequence ATGAAGGATCTCGAAACCACAGGCCCGATCATCCGCGTCCGCAACCTGAAGCGCGATTTTAGGGTGGGCTCCCGTGGCAAAGGCAAAGGCGTCCTTCGTGCCGTCAACGATGCCAGTTTCGATGTGATGCCGGGCGAAACGCTGGGGGTTGTGGGCGAAAGCGGCTCGGGCAAATCGACCATCGGGCGGATGCTCGTGGGACTGCTGCCTGCCACCGGGGGCGAGATCGAACTGTTCGGGGAGACGATCACCGGCTCCCATGGGAAACGGGCGCTGGCCAAGGTCCGGCACCGTTTGCAATTCGTCTTTCAGGATCCGCACGCGGCAATGAACCCTCGAATGCGGATCTCGGACGTGATTGCCGAGCCAATCGACATCCAGGGCGGCTGGTCCCGCAAAGATCGTGCCGACCGGGTGGCGGAACTTCTCGAACTCGTGGGCCTTTCGGCCAGCTTCGCGGACCGTTTCCCGCATGAATTCTCGGGCGGGCAAAGACAACGGATCGTGATCGCCCGGGCGCTGGCGCTCGATCCGGATTTCATCGTCTGCGACGAGGCCGTGGCCGCGCTCGATGTTTCTATGCAGGCGCAGGTGATCAACCTTCTGATGGATCTTCAGGATCGGCTGGGCCTGTCCTATCTGTTCATCGCCCACGACCTCGCCGTGGTGCGGGCCGTCTCGACCCGTATCGCAGTGCTCTACGCCGGTGAGATCGTCGAACTGGCCGAAAAGCGCGAACTCTACGAGAACCCGAAGCACCCCTATACACAAGCCCTCCTCGCCGCCATCCCACGTCCCGAGGTCAGCTCCCGCAAGCCGCCGATCCGTGGCGAAGTGCCGAGCATACTTGACCGGCCCGACGGCTGCACCCTCTGCCCGCGTTGCCCCATGGCCTTCGACCGCTGCAGGACAGCGGCCCCCGCCCTGCGCGAGGTAGCGCCGGGGCATCGCGTGGCCTGCCACCTCTACGATGGAGACTGA
- a CDS encoding ABC transporter ATP-binding protein yields MTMLDVRNLTVDFRVDSGWIRSVDDVSFSLDTKSSLGIVGESGSGKSVTALSILRLHAERNTRISGRIDFDGQPLLEMPEKKLRELRGRDIAMIFQDPMHSLNPVLNIGEQIGETLQIHQRLDGPAAEKAAISLLDMVRIPDARRRITDYPHQLSGGMRQRVMIAMAIACRPRLLIADEPTTALDVTVQAQILELLRDLREEIGMSVILISHDLGLVAEFAERVLVMYAGELVEDADARTIFRRPAHPYSEGLLRAIPSADHDTDRLFAIPGRIPDPGNRPTGCNFAPRCTMAQPSCSAEPPPLENFASDHRIRCPIRMDARGTVT; encoded by the coding sequence ATGACCATGCTGGATGTCAGGAACCTCACAGTCGATTTCCGGGTAGACAGCGGCTGGATACGCTCGGTAGACGACGTGAGCTTTTCTCTCGACACGAAATCGAGCCTCGGGATCGTGGGTGAGAGCGGGTCGGGCAAATCCGTTACCGCGCTGTCGATCCTGCGCCTGCATGCGGAACGGAACACGCGGATATCGGGACGGATCGACTTCGACGGACAACCCCTGCTGGAAATGCCCGAGAAGAAACTGCGCGAATTGCGCGGCCGCGACATCGCGATGATCTTTCAGGACCCGATGCATTCGCTGAATCCGGTTCTGAATATCGGTGAACAGATCGGCGAGACCTTGCAGATACATCAAAGGCTCGACGGCCCTGCCGCCGAGAAGGCCGCGATCTCACTGCTCGACATGGTGCGAATCCCGGATGCCAGGCGCCGGATCACCGATTATCCGCACCAGCTGTCGGGCGGGATGCGCCAGCGGGTGATGATCGCCATGGCCATCGCCTGCCGCCCTCGCCTCCTTATTGCCGACGAACCGACAACAGCCCTCGACGTCACCGTGCAGGCGCAGATCCTGGAGCTACTTCGGGACCTGCGAGAGGAAATCGGCATGTCCGTCATCCTGATTTCCCACGACCTTGGCCTCGTCGCCGAATTCGCCGAGCGGGTACTGGTGATGTATGCGGGCGAATTGGTCGAGGATGCCGACGCACGCACCATCTTCAGGCGTCCGGCTCATCCCTATTCCGAAGGCCTTCTTCGCGCAATCCCCTCTGCGGATCATGACACCGACAGACTTTTCGCCATTCCCGGCCGGATCCCCGATCCGGGCAATCGCCCGACCGGATGCAACTTCGCTCCGCGCTGTACGATGGCGCAGCCTTCTTGCTCTGCCGAACCGCCACCGCTGGAGAACTTCGCCTCCGACCACCGAATCCGCTGCCCCATCCGCATGGATGCGCGAGGGACCGTCACATGA
- a CDS encoding GntR family transcriptional regulator: MGEVRVDSGAEQDALSLSEIVYAKLRQSLMRAELKPHERLKVRNLAQQMGTSETPVREALFQLAHEGAIEIRPRYYIRVRRLTFAEYTEIRDIRLQLEPLAAERALPHIDDTVIDELAATHKALVAAEANGDWQTALQMNFDFHFGLYTRSGMPTLTEVLEGLWIRIGPLLSELYPNAHPTYSERHQHLNVLDALRARDAYTLREAIRMDLLEGGKNLRQHLMEYEKAAAVQAETRRR, from the coding sequence ATGGGCGAGGTGAGGGTAGATTCGGGGGCCGAGCAGGACGCCTTGTCGCTGTCCGAGATCGTTTATGCGAAGCTACGACAATCGTTGATGCGGGCCGAATTGAAGCCGCATGAACGCCTCAAGGTGCGCAACCTCGCTCAGCAGATGGGAACCTCTGAGACACCGGTGCGCGAAGCGCTCTTCCAGCTCGCCCACGAGGGCGCCATCGAGATCCGGCCGCGCTACTATATTCGAGTTCGCCGCCTGACATTCGCCGAATATACCGAGATCCGCGATATTCGCCTGCAACTCGAACCTCTGGCTGCGGAGCGCGCGTTGCCGCATATCGATGATACGGTGATCGACGAACTTGCCGCGACCCACAAGGCTCTGGTGGCAGCAGAGGCAAACGGTGACTGGCAAACAGCGCTGCAGATGAACTTTGACTTTCACTTCGGCCTCTATACCCGGTCCGGTATGCCGACCCTGACAGAGGTTCTCGAAGGCCTCTGGATCCGAATTGGTCCGCTACTCAGCGAACTCTACCCGAATGCCCACCCGACCTATTCCGAGCGGCACCAGCACCTTAACGTGCTCGATGCGCTTCGGGCGCGCGATGCCTACACGCTGCGTGAAGCGATCCGTATGGATCTGTTGGAGGGCGGGAAGAATCTGCGCCAGCATCTGATGGAGTACGAGAAAGCCGCAGCGGTTCAGGCCGAAACCCGCCGTCGCTGA
- a CDS encoding amidase — MTELAWLTAAQAVAMFKRREISPVEYLDALLARAEAQADRLNPFSFVAAERARDEAKAAEAALTGGDLGPLHGLPVHVKDLLRTEGIPTEYGSAVHAGNIPESDDVLVTRLRKAGAVIFAKSHTPEFGHKGQTDGPHFGTTRNPWDTSRYAGGSSGGAACAVAAGLGPLGLGTDGAGSIRIPAAACGTVGLKPSPGLFPYQEAVDAFFGYAAAGPLSRTVEDAALMVGALAGPDPLDPWSLAAPPPIATLTGATLYGLRVGFIERFHNRLLSTEVAANTRAVLDALTARGAHVEEVTDKIDWIEYEGRVMYQANIAVAGDPYVPKFGEQMDPVFLGFIERGRGFSTDEYRRAQIARTRLYRRVQKLFNRYDVIVTPTVTRTALAADFDALDGQVIVEGEENGLTRVGMSPYCYPFNLTGNPALAIPSGFASDGLPTSVQFVGRWYDDMNLLALAAMIEEDRPWAGKTPPGL, encoded by the coding sequence ATGACGGAACTCGCATGGCTGACCGCCGCACAAGCTGTGGCGATGTTCAAACGCAGAGAGATATCCCCGGTCGAATATCTCGACGCCCTGCTTGCCCGGGCCGAGGCGCAGGCGGACCGGCTGAACCCCTTCTCCTTCGTCGCCGCTGAACGGGCACGGGACGAGGCAAAAGCCGCGGAAGCCGCGTTGACGGGCGGGGATCTGGGGCCCTTGCACGGGCTGCCGGTCCACGTCAAGGACCTGCTCCGCACCGAGGGAATACCGACGGAATACGGCTCGGCGGTCCATGCAGGGAACATCCCGGAAAGCGACGACGTATTGGTCACCCGCCTGCGCAAGGCTGGAGCGGTGATCTTTGCGAAATCCCACACACCGGAATTCGGACACAAGGGTCAGACCGACGGACCACATTTCGGAACCACCCGCAACCCGTGGGATACCAGCCGCTATGCCGGTGGATCCTCTGGCGGAGCGGCCTGCGCGGTGGCCGCCGGGCTCGGCCCGCTCGGCCTCGGGACCGATGGCGCGGGTTCGATCCGGATCCCGGCAGCGGCCTGTGGAACCGTAGGGCTCAAACCCTCACCCGGCCTCTTTCCCTACCAGGAGGCGGTCGACGCCTTTTTCGGCTACGCCGCAGCCGGGCCGCTCTCCCGCACCGTCGAGGACGCGGCGCTGATGGTCGGTGCCCTCGCAGGGCCCGATCCCCTCGACCCCTGGTCGCTCGCCGCGCCGCCTCCAATCGCCACCCTGACCGGCGCGACACTGTACGGACTCCGCGTGGGCTTTATTGAAAGGTTCCACAACCGCCTGCTCTCGACCGAGGTCGCCGCCAATACCCGCGCCGTGCTGGACGCGCTGACCGCTCGTGGTGCGCATGTCGAGGAGGTAACCGACAAGATCGACTGGATCGAGTATGAAGGCCGGGTCATGTACCAAGCCAACATCGCCGTCGCAGGCGATCCTTATGTGCCAAAGTTCGGCGAGCAGATGGATCCGGTCTTCCTCGGCTTCATCGAGCGCGGCAGGGGTTTCAGCACCGATGAGTACCGCAGGGCCCAGATCGCCCGAACCCGGCTCTACCGCCGGGTTCAGAAACTCTTCAACCGCTACGATGTGATCGTGACGCCGACGGTGACCCGCACAGCCCTTGCCGCCGATTTCGATGCGCTGGACGGTCAAGTCATCGTCGAAGGCGAGGAGAACGGCCTGACCCGGGTTGGCATGTCGCCCTATTGCTATCCATTCAACCTGACCGGCAACCCGGCACTTGCCATCCCCTCCGGTTTTGCGTCGGATGGGCTGCCGACCTCGGTACAATTCGTCGGCCGCTGGTACGACGACATGAACCTTCTCGCCCTTGCCGCGATGATCGAGGAGGACAGACCGTGGGCCGGGAAAACCCCACCGGGTCTCTAA
- a CDS encoding transketolase family protein, translating into MTTEMQNEAEIFRGTTEGATRFKDHRSVRGTPKQGMPAFVLGEELAEMAKTDERIVVATADLASANRTNDFRDVHPERFFDFGIAEKNMITAAAGMAACGLVPYVATFASFAAILGAEQIRTDCAYPKMPVRVIGTHSGMSMGFYGSSHHALEDLGMLRVMADLTVICATDANHLRAVLRRSVDHPGAMYIRLGRGRDPLVYDTIPDVEIGKAIRLREGKDLTIIATGSEVRAALDAAEVLAADGTTVRVVDMHTISPLDRSEIEAAARETGAIMTVEEHNITGGLGSAVAEVLVDLPRLPFLKHGVPNRYVEVGPPAALYDKYRLDAPGVTAVAREFVATHG; encoded by the coding sequence ATGACAACCGAGATGCAGAACGAGGCAGAGATCTTCCGCGGCACGACAGAGGGCGCGACGAGGTTCAAGGACCACCGCTCGGTGCGCGGCACACCGAAACAAGGCATGCCCGCCTTCGTGCTGGGCGAAGAACTGGCCGAGATGGCGAAGACCGATGAACGGATCGTCGTGGCCACCGCCGATCTCGCTTCAGCCAACCGAACCAACGACTTCAGGGACGTTCATCCCGAGCGTTTCTTTGATTTCGGCATTGCCGAAAAGAACATGATCACCGCCGCTGCCGGTATGGCTGCTTGCGGCCTCGTCCCTTATGTCGCCACCTTTGCAAGCTTCGCCGCTATCCTGGGTGCCGAACAGATTCGCACCGACTGCGCCTATCCGAAAATGCCGGTGCGGGTGATTGGAACACATTCGGGCATGTCGATGGGCTTCTACGGATCATCGCATCACGCGCTCGAGGATCTCGGGATGCTGCGGGTGATGGCCGACCTTACGGTGATCTGCGCGACCGACGCAAACCATCTGCGGGCGGTGCTGCGAAGATCCGTCGATCACCCTGGAGCGATGTACATCCGCCTTGGCCGGGGTCGCGACCCGCTGGTCTACGACACCATACCGGATGTGGAGATCGGCAAGGCGATCCGCCTGCGTGAAGGCAAGGATCTGACCATCATCGCCACCGGCAGCGAGGTGCGCGCGGCGCTCGATGCAGCCGAGGTGCTCGCCGCCGACGGCACTACGGTTCGCGTCGTCGATATGCATACGATCAGCCCGCTGGACCGATCCGAAATCGAGGCCGCAGCACGGGAGACCGGGGCGATCATGACGGTTGAGGAGCACAACATCACCGGTGGGCTCGGCAGCGCCGTGGCCGAGGTACTCGTGGACCTGCCCCGCCTGCCTTTCCTGAAACACGGCGTGCCCAACCGTTACGTCGAGGTCGGACCGCCTGCGGCGCTCTATGACAAATACCGGCTCGACGCCCCGGGCGTGACCGCTGTCGCTCGGGAGTTTGTCGCAACACATGGCTGA
- a CDS encoding ABC transporter permease: MLAYIVRRLIAIPFLLLGVASVSFVLAQMTKGDPLAALVPERMMSNPEVVAAVKAQWGLDQPLPVRYLTYIGNLLHGDLGTSFATRRPVVVDIAERLPATLELVIAAMIVGTALGLSLGLVSARFRGTATDGISRIFALVGSSLPIFWSGLILLYIFSVRFQIVPGTGRLPPRVTPPANHTGFYTIDALIAGDITLFWQALAHLALPAFVLGWAVTGIITRIVRSSLIEGLSQDYARTARAKGASERTVLIGHALPNAMIPLLTILGFTFAYLITGAVLTEAIFAWPGIGSYAVRAAASLDYPAIGGVTIVGSVAFLLANLLTDIAYAWANPRIKVH; this comes from the coding sequence ATGCTCGCCTACATCGTCAGACGGCTGATCGCTATTCCCTTTCTGCTGTTGGGCGTGGCGAGCGTCTCCTTTGTTCTCGCACAAATGACCAAGGGCGACCCGCTGGCCGCCCTTGTTCCCGAACGGATGATGTCGAACCCCGAGGTCGTCGCGGCGGTGAAGGCGCAGTGGGGCCTCGATCAGCCACTGCCTGTCCGCTATCTGACGTATATCGGCAATCTCCTGCACGGAGACCTCGGAACCTCCTTTGCCACCCGCCGCCCGGTCGTTGTCGATATTGCCGAACGCCTGCCGGCAACGTTGGAACTGGTGATCGCCGCGATGATCGTCGGGACCGCGCTCGGCCTGTCGCTGGGGCTCGTTTCGGCGCGTTTCCGAGGGACCGCAACGGATGGAATATCCCGCATCTTCGCTCTGGTGGGGTCTTCCCTTCCGATCTTCTGGTCGGGTCTCATCCTGCTCTACATCTTCTCGGTGCGTTTCCAGATTGTCCCGGGAACCGGCCGCCTGCCTCCCCGGGTGACCCCACCTGCGAACCATACCGGTTTCTACACGATCGACGCGCTCATTGCCGGAGACATCACTCTCTTCTGGCAGGCGCTGGCACATCTCGCGCTTCCCGCTTTTGTCCTGGGCTGGGCTGTCACCGGGATCATCACCCGGATCGTTCGCTCTTCTCTGATCGAGGGGCTGAGCCAGGACTACGCCCGCACCGCCCGAGCCAAGGGCGCTTCCGAGCGCACCGTACTCATTGGCCACGCATTGCCGAATGCGATGATCCCGTTACTCACGATCCTCGGTTTTACCTTCGCCTATCTGATCACCGGCGCGGTCCTGACCGAAGCGATATTTGCCTGGCCCGGCATCGGCTCCTATGCGGTGCGCGCTGCCGCCTCGCTTGATTATCCGGCCATCGGGGGAGTCACCATCGTGGGTTCCGTGGCCTTCCTGCTGGCAAACCTGCTGACCGATATCGCCTATGCCTGGGCGAACCCGCGGATCAAGGTGCACTGA
- a CDS encoding transketolase, with the protein MTHRSNVNYAVLEDRAKFIRTETVRLTRIAGAGHYSSTFSCAEILAALYYAQMRIEPSKPNWPDRDRFVMSKGHAAIGLYPVLADLGYFDPSELNTYTRLGSNYGDHPDMKKVRGLDFSSGSLGHGLSVGVGMSLSGRLQGRDYRTYVMLGDGEISEGQIWEAVIAAGHFQLGHLVILLDRNGLCIDGHTEDIMGIEPVHERFAAFGWDVQRVDGHDLPSVMGAFDNLPAGTTGKPQAIVFDTVKGRGVKRMEMSLDWHVGNLVGEDYDDVMKELEAGLMPIEPEPAE; encoded by the coding sequence ATGACACATCGCTCCAACGTGAACTACGCGGTCCTTGAGGACCGGGCGAAGTTCATCCGCACTGAAACCGTCAGACTGACACGCATTGCCGGAGCGGGACATTACTCCTCTACCTTCTCCTGTGCAGAGATTCTCGCCGCGCTCTACTATGCCCAGATGCGGATCGAGCCCTCGAAACCGAACTGGCCCGACCGTGACCGCTTCGTCATGTCGAAGGGTCACGCCGCCATCGGCCTCTACCCCGTTCTCGCGGATCTGGGATATTTCGATCCATCGGAGCTCAACACCTACACGCGGCTCGGGTCGAATTATGGCGATCACCCGGACATGAAGAAGGTCCGCGGCCTCGACTTTTCCTCGGGCTCGCTTGGCCACGGGCTTTCGGTCGGCGTCGGTATGTCACTGTCCGGACGCCTTCAGGGGCGCGACTATCGGACCTACGTCATGCTGGGAGACGGCGAGATATCGGAAGGTCAGATCTGGGAGGCAGTGATCGCCGCCGGACATTTTCAGCTCGGCCACCTGGTGATCCTGCTCGACCGCAACGGTCTGTGCATCGACGGCCACACCGAGGACATCATGGGGATTGAACCGGTACATGAACGCTTCGCGGCCTTCGGCTGGGACGTCCAGCGCGTCGATGGCCACGACCTGCCCTCGGTAATGGGCGCCTTCGACAACCTGCCCGCTGGCACCACGGGCAAGCCGCAGGCCATCGTCTTCGACACAGTAAAGGGACGCGGGGTGAAGCGGATGGAGATGTCGCTCGACTGGCATGTCGGGAACCTCGTCGGCGAGGATTATGACGACGTCATGAAGGAACTCGAAGCCGGACTAATGCCCATCGAGCCGGAGCCCGCAGAATGA